In the Clostridia bacterium genome, ATGGTATCCCGCGGCCCAGCGGATCACTGATGTATGCCATCATTGCCGCGCGCTTGGCCCTATCTAGAACTTCACCTGTGGTGCAGTCGTCGCTCCGGGCTGCGCCTCGAACATAGTCTTGGGAGTGAGGCCCTTCATCCCGGCCACGATTGAGTTCGGGAATGTGCGTATCTTGACGTTGAAGGATTGCACCGCTCCATTATACCTCTGCCGTGCGACCGCTATGCGATTCTCGGTTCCAGCGAGTTCGTACATGAGATCCTTGAACGCTGCATCAGCCTTCAGCTGCGGGTAGTTCTCAACCACCATTAGGAGTCGGGACAGTGCGCCTTCCATCTGGCCCACGGCCTCGTTCGTCTCCTCGACGGTGCGCGCCCCGCCCATCTTGGCGCGGGCTTCAGCTATTGCCGAGAACACGCCCTCCTCGTGAGCGGCATATCCCTTCACAGTTTCCACAAGGTTCGGAATTAGGTCATATCTCCGCTGCAGCTGGTTCTGCACTTCGGCCCACGCGCCGTTCACGTTCTCCTCCGACGTGACCATGGAGTTGGAAATGCTCACATAGCTCGCACCGAGTAGAACGATTACCACCAGGACGACGATCAGTGCGAAAAGACCAGACCTCTTCAACGCCAATGCCTCCCCTCAAATGTGCATCCCCAGGTTGTGCTGCCGTGCAGCTGGACGCGCATACTATAACATCATAGCACATAGATCGCAATACCCATCTCCCACTGCCTACTCTGCCTTCGCCGGAATCTTCTTCGAGGACGCATTTCCAGGTCTCTTCTC is a window encoding:
- a CDS encoding LemA family protein encodes the protein MKRSGLFALIVVLVVIVLLGASYVSISNSMVTSEENVNGAWAEVQNQLQRRYDLIPNLVETVKGYAAHEEGVFSAIAEARAKMGGARTVEETNEAVGQMEGALSRLLMVVENYPQLKADAAFKDLMYELAGTENRIAVARQRYNGAVQSFNVKIRTFPNSIVAGMKGLTPKTMFEAQPGATTAPQVKF